A portion of the Wolbachia endosymbiont of Oedothorax gibbosus genome contains these proteins:
- the rpsO gene encoding 30S ribosomal protein S15 produces MSITSEKKKSLINIYAIKEDDTGSSFVQCAILTERISNLTEHFKVHKHDHHSKRGLLILIGRRRKHLNYIKRKFGNEAYQELIEKLGIRK; encoded by the coding sequence ATGTCGATAACATCCGAAAAGAAAAAGAGTTTGATAAATATATATGCAATCAAAGAAGATGATACAGGTTCATCTTTTGTACAATGTGCAATTTTGACCGAGAGGATCAGTAACTTAACTGAGCATTTTAAAGTGCACAAGCATGACCATCACTCTAAGCGTGGTTTACTTATATTGATAGGTAGAAGACGCAAGCACTTAAATTATATAAAGCGTAAATTTGGTAATGAAGCCTATCAGGAATTAATAGAAAAGTTAGGCATTAGAAAATAA